A single genomic interval of Spinacia oleracea cultivar Varoflay chromosome 6, BTI_SOV_V1, whole genome shotgun sequence harbors:
- the LOC130462951 gene encoding protein FAR1-RELATED SEQUENCE 4-like: protein MKSGMLEISDDDLGCNVVQDICDDDSEDDVVQTMDYVKDGRMGRILDSEDDVVQTMDDDPTVGKIGRIGRIFDSEDDVVQTMDDPTVGRIGRIVGSPPKTPQKTPTVGIMDFVPETPKTPTGMDADFVPPPQVGMVIGTTIDQENDYYKSYGRQEGFGVVRSGASGPGKGPGKVLTTATWTCDCFGEPDKRHKRPVQPKRVLNQTNLKNPRKSRKCGCKALMYAGVTDGQWVVRKVVLEHTNHHPTPSKSRIIFQHREYELGKLPLMKKKIFKDTDSGMSLPQIHRQMARQRNGFEELPLTLKDMQNLLEKKRKSETADGDAQAMNDYFNKMQQCNQDFYHVRRLDTEGYLKDVVWIDASSRAAYKDFGDAVCFDATYLVNKFNLPFSNFVGINHHGQSILLGSALISHENTETYTWVFQSWLTAMGGKYPNAILTDQDGAMRNALTIAMPHTRHRWCFWHITSKFGVKLGKKEKYEELKAELLNVIYDSVAPNEFEQRWKEFMERFELQNEKWLLNMYDERHMWVPSYMRDIFWAGMKTTQRVKSINSFFDVYLHKSTTLLEFSTKYMTAMEDRCRTEAEADASQIRSTRRLATDFRVSISLFSE from the coding sequence ATGAAGAGTGGGATGTTGGAAATAAGTGACGATGATTTGGGGTGTAATGTTGTGCAAGATATATGTGATGATGATTCGGAGGATGATGTTGTGCAAACTATGGATTATGTGAAGGATGGGAGAATGGGGAGGATATTAGATTCAGAGGATGATGTTGTGCAAACTATGGATGATGATCCGACAGTTGGGAAGATTGGGAGGATTGGGAGGATATTTGATTCGGAGGATGATGTTGTACAAACTATGGATGATCCAACAGTTGGGAGGATTGGGAGGATCGTTGGTTCACCtccaaaaactcctcaaaaaacTCCAACTGTTGGGATCATGGATTTTGTTCCAGAAACTCCAAAAACTCCAACAGGCATGGATGCTGATTTTGTGCCACCTCCACAAGTTGGAATGGTGATAggtaccaccatagaccaggaaaatGATTACTACAAAAGTTATGGAAGGCAAGAAGGGTTTGGGGTTGTCCGTTCTGGTGCTAGTGGTCCAGGAAAGGGTCCGGGTAAGGTTCTAACAACTGCCACATGGACGTGTGATTGCTTTGGTGAACCAGATAAACGGCATAAAAGGCCCGTACAACCTAAAAGGGTTCTGAATCAAACAAATTTGAAAAACCCGAGAAAGTCTAGGAAATGTGGATGTAAAGCTCTCATGTATGCTGGTGTTACAGATGGTCAGTGGGTAGTTAGAAAAGTCGTACTAGAGCACACAAACCACCACcctacaccaagtaaatccaGGATAATTTTCCAGCACAGGGAGTACGAGCTAGGTAAATTACCGCTTATGAAAAAAAAGATCTTTAAAGATACCGATTCTGGTATGAGTTTGCCTCAAATACATAGACAGATGGCAAGGCAAAGAAATGGTTTTGAGGAACTTCCATTAACCTTGAAGGATATGCAAAATTTGttagaaaaaaagagaaaatcagaaACAGCCGATGGAGATGCACAAGCGATGAACGATTATTTCAACAAAATGCAACAATGTAATCAGGACTTTTACCATGTTCGTAGACTTGATACAGAAGGATATTTGAAGGACGTGGTATGGATTGATGCTAGCAGTAGAGCGGCATACAAGGACTTTGGTGATGCAGTTTGTTTCGATGCAACCTACCTCGTTAACAAATTTAACCTACCATTCTCTAACTTTGTCGGTATCAATCACCATGGCCAGAGCATTTTGTTAGGCTCCGCTTTGATTTCACATGAAAACACAGAAACTTATACTTGGGTCTTTCAGAGTTGGTTGACTGCTATGGGGGGGAAATACCCCAATGCCATACTAACTGACCAAGATGGAGCAATGCGTAATGCATTGACTATTGCTATGCCACACACTAGGCATCGATGGTGCTTTTGGCACATAACATCTAAATTCGGGGTTAAACttggaaagaaggaaaagtatGAAGAACTGAAAGCAGAACTCTTAAATGTGATTTATGATAGTGTCGCGCCTAATGAATTTGAGCAGAGGTGGAAGGAATTTATGGAAAGGTTCGAGCTCCAAAATGAAAAGTGGTTACTGAATATGTACGATGAACGTCATATGTGGGTTCCTTCTTACATGAGAGATATATTTTGGGCAGGCATGAAAACAACGCAACGGGTTAAGAGCATAAATAGTTTTTTTGATGTATACCTTCATAAGAGTACAACGTTGTTAGAATTTTCTACGAAATACATGACTGCAATGGAGGATCGATGTCGTACTGAGGCGGAAGCGGATGCATCCCAAATCCGTTCAACAAGAAGACTGGCAACGGATTTCAGGGTGagtatttctttattttcagAGTGA